The following are encoded together in the Montipora capricornis isolate CH-2021 chromosome 5, ASM3666992v2, whole genome shotgun sequence genome:
- the LOC138048611 gene encoding broad substrate specificity ATP-binding cassette transporter ABCG2-like: MDQEISSNEKTPLLGTEHPTLENHRTHDVPVYDTKPNGPSPLSRSFSTDSNQFGSTTVISYHNICYSVTTKEKGIKKERQIIKNLSGLVQPGLNAILGPTGSGKTTLLDILAGRKDRKHLSGVVLVNGQKQPENFKCITGCCTGWLKKAKVTNTHTQLLELSLNKTELIREIYTANGKM; this comes from the exons ATGGACCAAGAGATATCAAGTAATGAAAAGACACCACTGTTAGGAACAGAACATCCTACTTTGGAAAACCACAGAACACATGATGTTCCAGTGTATGACACCAAACCAAATGGCCCTTCACCACTAAGCCGGTCATTTTCGACAGATTCAAACCAATTTGGAAGTACAACAGTAATCTCCTATCACAACATTTGTTACTCAGTCACCACCAAGGAGAAAGGAATAAAGAAAGAGAGACAAATTATCAAAAATCTCAG TGGCCTTGTGCAACCTGGATTAAATGCAATACTTGGACCAACAGGAAGTGGAAAGACAAC GCTTCTGGACATCTTGGCTGGCCGGAAGGATCGAAAACATCTGTCAGGTGTAGTCCTTGTTAATGGACAAAAGCAACCAGAGAATTTCAAATGTATCACCGGATGTTGTACAGGTTGGTTGAAGAAAGCCAAAGtgacaaacacacacacacagcttttagaattgtctttaaataaaacagaacttattagagagatttatacggcaaacggcaaaatGTGA